Proteins from a genomic interval of Chanos chanos chromosome 3, fChaCha1.1, whole genome shotgun sequence:
- the pcna gene encoding proliferating cell nuclear antigen gives MFEARLVQGSILKKVLDALKDLITEACWDVSSSGISLQSMDSSHVSLVQLTLRSDGFDSYRCDRNLAMGVNLSSMSKILKCAGNEDIITLRAEDDADTLALVFETLNQEKVSDYEMKLMDLDVEQLGIPEQEYSCVVKMPSGEFARICRDLSQIGDAVMISCAKDGVKFSASGELGTGNVKLSQTSNVDEEDEAVTIEMNEPVQLIFALNYLNFFAKATPLSKTVTLSMSADIPLVVEYKIADMGHIKYYLAPKIDEESS, from the exons ATGTTTGAGGCAAGGCTAGTTCAAGGTTCAATCCTCAAGAAGGTTTTGGACGCTCTTAAAGACCTCATCACAGAGGCGTGTTGGGATGTCAGTTCATCGGGGATTTCGCTCCAGAGCATGGACTCCTCTCATGTGTCTTTGGTGCAGCTCACCCTCAGAAGCGATGGATTCGACTCTTACCGGTGCGACCGTAACCTTGCAATGGGAGTCAATTTAAGCAG CATGTCAAAGATTCTGAAGTGTGCGGGTAACGAAGACATCATCACCCTGCGTGCCGAGGACGATGCCGACACTCTGGCCCTTGTGTTTGAGACCCTCA ACCAGGAAAAGGTCTCTGACTACGAAATGAAACTGATGGACTTGGATGTGGAACAGCTTGGCATTCCA GAGCAGGAGTACAGCTGCGTGGTGAAGATGCCGTCCGGAGAGTTCGCCCGCATCTGCAGAGACCTGTCTCAGATCGGAGACGCGGTCATGATCTCCTGTGCCAAGGACGGCGTGAAGTTCTCCGCCAGCGGAGAGCTGGGCACCGGGAACGTCAAACTGTCTCAGACCAGCAACGTGGATGAAGAGGACGAAGCG gtGACGATTGAGATGAACGAGCCGGTACAGCTCATCTTCGCTTTGAATTATCTGAATTTCTTCGCCAAAGCCACCCCTCTGTCCAAGACCGTGACGCTGAGCATGTCCGCCGACATTCCGCTGG tGGTCGAGTATAAGATTGCTGACATGGGCCACATCAAATACTACCTGGCGCCCAAGATCGATGAGGAGTCCTCTTAA